GATTCGGGCGGCTCTTCTAATTTCGGGATGTACTTGCCTTAAATTAAGGTTTTATTTTTTACTTTTATGATTGAAAAGGAGATCCTTCACATCGATCATTAATTAACAGGCCAGCATGTATTCATTTGATTTCCAAAAAAGAGTTAGATACGGAGAAACCGACCAGATGGGATATTTGTATTATGGGAATTATGCCCAGTTTTATGAAATCGGTCGTGTGGAGATGCTGCGCTCCCTGGGATTTACGTATAAAGCCCTCGAAGAAGAACATCATGTTTTTATGCCGGTGGTATCAATGCAAGTCAAATACCTTCGGCCTGCCTTTTATGACGAGCTATTGAACATTCGTACCACACTTCGGGAATTACCGGATAAATACATTACCTTTCATATGGAAATTTTCAAGGAGAACGGAAAGTTATGTAATGCAGGAAGTGTTAAGTTGTGTTTTGTGGACAAAATGACGATGAAGACCATTCCTCCCCCTGAAATCATGCTCAAAAAATTGAGACCGCATTTTGAAAAAAATTAGTTTGGCACGAATTCAGGAATTTTGGAATAATATTCCCGAACTCCCGGTGGTACGCGGTCTGATCGCGTGGTCCAAGGAACGGTCATTGCCCGGATTCTTCAAAATCCCCATTTACGATGTAACGGTTTTCGTATTCAACGAGATCAGGCGGTTTGATTTGTTTACCCGGGCCAATTCTATAGCTTACAGTTTTTTCATTTCTCTTTTTCCTTCTTTGCTGACCTTATTCACCCTCCTCCCCTTTTTAAATCGCTACCTGCTGCGGTTTATCACAAAAGGCGACAACTTTAACCAGGTACTTCAAACCGAAATTCACAAGATAATGCCTGGTTCTGTTGGGGATCAGCTTTTTCTTTTCATCAAGGATATTACGGAAGTGGAGCGGGTCGGCATGCTTTCTTTCGGGTTTCTGCTGTCGATTTTTTTCTCCTCTAATGGCATGCTCGCCATGATGCGCGGGTTTGAAAAAAGTTATTCAAAAACTTTTAAAAATCGTTCGGTCATTCGAAAAAGATTGGTTGCCATTGGGTTAACCGGTTTGTTGAGTTTCCTGCTCATCGCCTCCATTGTATTCATCATCCTTGGAAAGTCAATTATCGGATGGCTTTCGGGTTATATCGCTCTCGCCGGCTTTTCGACCGTCGGGGTGGATATTTTAAGGTGGCTGGCCATTATCTTTTTATTTTATTTCGGCATCTCGGTTATTTATCGTTACGGGGCTTCCACCTACCGCCGGTTCAGTTTTTTCTCCGCAGGAGCTACTCTAGCTACCGTACTTTCCCTGCTTGCCTCCCTGGCTTTCTCCTTTTACGTGGATGACCTGGGGCGCGCAAGCACCTACAATAAATTTTACGGATCCATTGCAACGCTTATCATTCTGATGTTATGGATACAGTTCAACTCACTGATCATTCTCATCGGCTATGAACTCAATGCCAGCATTGCGGTTAATCGCGACCTTATACCTAAAATTGAGGAGGAGGAATCCATTGATTAACGCAGGTGGCGATGCAACTTGGATCAATTAAATAATTTTTTGGCATTTCAAAAGTCGAATTCCCTGAGTGGATTCCTGTTTTGTCGGCAAAGAATGCCTAATGCAAATATCTTCCGACCTACAAATAAAAAAATTTATCTTGCGTTTGAATAAATGATTCACGGTTTTAATCAATTAAGCAATGAACTTAAATTTACGAAGCTTTCTCACTCTTTTTATATCAATCATCCTTACCCAGGCTGCTCTTGGCCAAAAATACAGCAACGAATTTTTGAGTATTGGCGTCGGAGCGAATGCTCTTGGCCTGGGCAATGCTGTGGTGGCTAATACGGCTGATGTAACTTCAGGATACTGGAATCCTGCCGGACTTGCCGGTATTTCGGCGGACGAAGGCGTTTTGTTGGGCGCCATGCACTCGGAATGGTTTGCCGGAATCACCAAAATGGATTTTATCGGTTTTAGCCTGCCCATGGCTCAGCCGGACAGAAGAATGGGCTTTTCCGTCATTCGTTTTGGTGTGGACGGAATTCCCAATACACTGAGTCTTTACAATAGTGACGGCACCGTAAATTTTGATAATGTGACAGAATTTTCGGCAGCGGATTATGCTTTCCTTTTTTCCTATGGTCAAAAAATGAAAGTCAAAAAAGGAACGCTGCAAATGGGGGCCAACCTGAAAATAGTGCACAGAAAAATAGGTCCTTTTGCCAATTCATGGGGTTTCGGATTGGATTTTGGGGCCCAGTACCAGATCAATAAATGGAAATTAGGCCTGATGGCCAGCGATGTCACCACCACCTTCAATGCCTGGAGTTTCAGCTTTACTGACGACCAGAAAGACGTCCTTGAAGCATCCGGTGGCGAGGTGCCCATCAAAAGTCTTGAAATCACCAAACCCCATCTTACCCTTGGCGTTAGCCGCAGTTTTGAGGTCAAAGAAATATCCCTGCGCCCGGAGCTGGATATTTTTGTTACCACAGACGGAAGAAGAAACACCCTTCTTTCTGCCAACCCTTTCAGTATTGATCTTTCCCTGGGACTGGAAGCCGGGTACCACGATTTCCTGTTCCTGCGTGCCGGTGTCAGCCAGTTTCAAAAGCAGGAAAATTTTGACAACTCGGAAACCCTGGTCGTCAGACCTTCTTTGGGAGTGGGCCTTAAATTGGGCAAGTTAACCGTTGATTACGCTTATACCAACCCCAGTGACGGGCAAAACCGGTTTGCCCATATTGTTTCGTTGCAGTATAATGTAAGGCCGAAGGGGAAGTAAGCCATTAAGGCTCTACTTATTTATCACCTTCACTTTCTTCAACTCATTATTTCCATTAAAAACCGGAAAATACATCAGTTCCACCTTAGCTGGGTTTAAGGTGTAAATACCTGAATACCTTGGCATTAAATCGATTTCGAATACATAATTTCCTCTTGGCAGGTCTTCACAAAAAATGGCCGTTTCATTTTTGAAATGCTCCCGGTGAGACTCCATCCATGTTTTATGACTTTTATCGCCATAGGAGCATCCGGCCGGTATCGGCACATTGATCATTACATAGGATGCATCCTTTTTCACCTCCAGGTTTACGACCAATTTCGCCGAATTTCCTGCACTCAACACACCGGGAGTATCCGTATCAAATTTGGTGTCAATCACAAAGTCTCCCATTTTCTCTGTTGGAGTGCTTTCCCAATAACTCTGAGCACTTGAAAAATATACCGGAAAATTTCCGGATTTGGTTATTTCAATTTCCTGGTCGGGATCAACGGTCATGGAAAACGGGAACGTTTTGACCTGTTTTTTCACCGCTCCGTTGATGGTAAGATCAGGAGGCGCCAACGCCTTTTTTGTTCCAAGGAAATCGGGCAAAATCGTTTCAACGATCTTTGCGGATTCATAAGTATTTCCCCAACGACCGCGGCTCCTTTTTTCCAAAAAGTAATTACGCATCTTACTCAAAATTTCATCATGGCTGACCGAATCTGCTTTCAATATTTTATAGGCTAACAGTGTATTTTGAAGCTCATTCACCAGCAAGCCGGAAGTTGCGTTTTGCTCTCCGAAATAAACATTTCCAAACAGGGTATTTTGCTGATAATGATCAAGCGTATCCAAATTGTACTCCAGGTGGTAAAGTTGTTTCAAATGTAAAATCTGTAACAAACCATTCAACCTTAAATGGGGTTGTTTTTCGAGATCTGCAATGTAAATATCAGGGGCGATGGCCGCCTTAAGCACATTTAAAATTTTGAGAATTCTCACCCGGTTATAAAAATCCGTATCGGTTTCAAGTTCCCAAACAAGATGTTCGCTTAGTTGATTTTTGTTGACCCCTACACGGTAACCCTGCCTTGCGGCCTCAGTCAGGGCTTCCAGCACATGCAGACTGATCCATTTATTATCCTTACTATCCTTCCACCAACCCCAAAGGTTATTTTCATTCTGGTTCTTTTCCAATAAGCCAATAATTTTTACAATTTCTTTTTCCTTATCGAACATTTTCCCCTGGTCCCGGGTGATGCTTTTCCAGGCAAGCAGTGCTTTTAGTTTGGAAGCCAACTGCTCGTTACAGCTATATTTGTATTCGATCAGGTAATGAATTTCATTCTCGATCACATGCAGCACATTAGCGGTAGCCGTCAAATTGACCTTACCTAATGCAGGGTCAAATTCCAGTTTCACAGTAGTATCTTTATCCAGCACGTAGAACTTACCCTCCGTTTTTTCAAGGCCCGCCGGAAATACCGGGATTTGCCTTTGCTCACCATCAAAATATCCGTCTGTCTTTTCCAGAAAATATTTAATGGAAAGGGTATCAGGCCCAGCCACCAATAACAATGTATCAATGCTTGCGTTTTGGACAAACTGAGATTCCATTGACAGGCTTTGATCATTCACCTCAAAATGAGTAGTGACTTCGACAGAATCCACAGTATAATTAAGGGTTTTACCAATGGCATAAGTTGTATCGCCCTGTACCAAAAACCTGGGCACTGCCAATTGTGCCATCAGTGGTTTATAGGATTTTATCTGTTCGGAGGTCTGTCCTGATTGCCTTCTACCATTCATGGCCAGGTAGTGGGTATCCCAACTGGTTACATCATCAGGAAAAGTGACCGTAAAACTCGCCTTGCCTTCTATATCTGTTACCAGGCGAGGCTGCCAGAAAGCATAATCGGAAAAATTATTTCTGATAGAACTCGCTTTTGAAACGGATTCCAAAAAAGTATCATCGTAATGGGCGCCCTTATTTTCCAAAGACATCGTTGTTCTTATCGCTCCGTTTTTTGATTGGATGAGCACAACGCCATTGACGGCTCTGCTTCCATAAATAGCTATTGCTTCAGCACCTCTGATCACTTCCATCTTTTCAATCAAGGCGGGATCAATAGCGGTAATATCTCCGGTGAATACAGCTCCGTCAATGATGTACAGCGGTTGTTTATCAAACTTCAGGGTTTGTGCGCCCCGTATTGAAATTTCTACGCCTCCCCCGGGTTGGATATTTTCCGAAATCACCGTTATTCCAGCGACTTTCCCAGCCAGGCTATTAAACATCCTTCCTTCAATAGCTGGGATGCCACCCAATAAATTTTGTGACTCAACAATTGACCCAGCCACTGACATGTTTTGTTTGATCATAGGCAATGCAGAAGCCGAAACCACAACCTCATCCAAAAGAACAGCCCCCTCAGCCATCCCCAGGTTAACCAGCCCACTTTGATCTACCCTTACATTTTGAGATTGAAAACCAGTATAAGAAAAAACCAACTCGTCTTTGTCCGTAGGAACGTTTATGGCGTAATGGCCGTTGACATCCGTAATGGTTCCATATGAAGTGCCTTTAACCACGACGGTAACCCCTATCATGGGTTCTCCTGACTCTTCGTCAAAGACATATCCTTCAATAAGATCCCCAATGCCGGTGAATTTAAATTCCTCCCGGTGAAGATCCTGGATCTTTTCGAGCTCACTTCTGTCAGGGTAATAATAGCCGTGTTTGAACAGGTGCTCCTTGATTATTTCGTCTACCTGCTCACTGAAAGCATCTTTTTTTAATATCTCCGGTTGATCGGCTTCAAAATAATTCAGTCCGTCCGGTTGAATGTAAATGGAGTCCTGAATGTGATATCTTCCTTCCGGATAAATAAAAATCAATTTGTAATAACCTTCCTGCAATCCATGAATAAGCGTCGTTTTACCAGAATAGATCCTTAAGAAATCAGGATGGTCATACTGAAATACCAACATATCCAGGGGCGTATTTTGGATGAGGATTTGCGTTTTGTTGAGTTTTATCAACAGCCGACCCTCTCCTGAAAAAGAAGCATTAGGGTAGAAGTTTCTTACCGTGTTGTATCTTTTTGTATTAAGAAAATCCTGCCATTGTTTTTTAATACTCTCCCGGGTAAGCGCAACATCTTCCAGGGAAGTTTTTAAAGGAAACCGGTCTAATTTATCAGGGTATTGCCTTAATTCAAGGCTCCGCATTTTTAACAATTGAGGGGAAAATTCATACGTAAAAAACGGCTCGTGTTTAAACGAAGTAGAAAAGCCGTCCATTAAATAAAAAGTCCAGTTTCCGGCAACCGGCCCGGCAAGATAGGCTTTATCCCAAACCAGATATTGAGGTTTGAGCAATTGAATATTTTCTCCCTGATCGATATAGGCCAATTGATCACCAAAGGAATAGGAATAAGGGAAAATATATTTATATAAAATTTCCTTTTCAAAGCCGCTCAAAGCCGGTTCAGCCTTTTCAATGCTTACATTTTTTATTCGGGTATCTGTGTTCAAGCTGAAAATCAGCTTTTTGCCTTCAGGACAATAAAGACTATCAATGGTGAATTGCCGGGAATTGGTTCTCAGTTTCACCTGGTGATACCCGCTTTTTACCCTGAATGAGTAAGGCTGGGTATTCGTTGACCAACTGAAATAAACGGGTTTGGTGTCCACATAAATCACATGAACAGGTTCCAATGCTCCGTTGTTAACAACAAAAGGGGCAAATTGGGTCAATTTATCCTCTGTTATATATTCAAATCGGTAAATGCCCTTACCTGGATAAATGAATTTATAATATTCAATGGAATCAAGCCCCGATAATTGTTTCCAGGCCTCGTAATCCAAAGGCAACCCCTGAAAATTTTCAGAGCGCTCTTCTTCGAATTGAAAATTATTAATAACGGTCTTGTTTTTTCGCTGCTTTCCCAGATAGGGCACCGTGGGGGCTGTATAATCGAATTTACTGGTTAGACCATATGCGGTCAAATCGACCCCCTCTACGGGTTTTCCTTTTGCATCCGTCACCAAAATATCCACCGGGGATTGCTGACCGGGATAAACCAATTTGGGTTGTTGAACCGCAATTTTCAATTGTTTGTCAAAATAAGGAATGCGGTAGTCTTCCTCTATTATTTCCCCTCCCCAAAGATAACGGAGGGAAATAAAATAGTTTTTGCTGGAAGTGCCTCGCTTATAAAAATCCAAAGTTTCCCCATAGCCGGTCGAAACCAGCTTATTCTTTTTATAGATGCTGTAACTGAAGGGAATTTTCCTTGGATTTTCCACCAAAATGATCAGCGAATCTGCGGACCTGTCCGAAAAACACCTCAACAAAGAAGATTCGTTTGATAAATCAAAGTCCTTGGTCAGGTCATCCGTCTCTGCAGAATAGAGTAAATAATATGGACTCATTTTGAGGGTACAAGGGGGGTGGCCTGAGTAAACAAGACTCTTGTTTCCAAAATTATCCACTCCAAATATTTCAACCATTTTATCTGTTTCCAAACCATTTTCCCTCAAGCTGAAACGCAAGGAATCCGTGAACAATTCAATGTCAAAATCTTCTGACTGATGAAAAAACCGGAGTCTTTTGGTTTCAGAAACCACCTCATTATCTGCCGTTAACAGCCTGACCGAAACATTATAGTTTATATTCACCCTGGGAAAGATAGAATCGGGAATTATTATTTCGGTATTCCCTGTGGGTTCGAGTTTTTGTTCATGAAAAAGCAAGGTATCGGGAACGAATAATTGGGGTTCAAAATATTTTAAAATGGCCTGGGGAGTTACCATGATTTCCAGTCTGCCATCCATCAGATTCAGATCATTTTCATCCGTTCCCCTGACGAACAGCTTTAGATCTCTGTTCCTGAATTGCTGGTCAGTGTCTGTCCATAACTCCAGGTTTACCTTTGAAAGTTCATAGTCTTCATACTTGAAATTTCCCTTGATATAAGTTCTGCTTCCATGGAGTTCCAATCCAACAGAATAGGATCGGTCAAGCTTCATCTGCATGGAATCGTGGAGCACAAATTCATAATTATATCCTCCTGCCGTGTAGGGTTTGAGTTGTGCCAAATTAATGCGTGTTCCCCATCCACTAAGTACTGCATTGACTACCCCGTCAATGGGTTTGCCCTTTTTGTTGACCACAAAGGCTTTGAACTTTACCGTATCCCCTGGTAAGTATTTAGGTTTATTAAATACAAAGTACCCCTTATGGCTGTTTCCGAAAAACCGCTCGTCGAATTTTTCACATTGATAATCATCAAAAATACAGGCGACCTTTAAATAAGATTTTTCGAAGAAAGTTTTACTCCTGTTAATAGCCCCAACCGGCCACCTCTGCTTAATGGACCGAATACCATCAATCGGCAGATGAATGATAAAATTCACCGGGCGCCATACGTATTTTAATGGCGTACTGTACACCACTTTCCTGGCCACTCTTTCAGGAACGGAATTATTGTAATCTCTTTCAAGGTGGTAAAAGGTCGTAAAACCATTATGGGCTACTTTGAGCAGTCCTTTTTGATTGGATTTTTTGTCAATATAAGCCTGCCTCGTTGGATCAAACCGCAATTTTTTCCAGCGAATCCGCAAATCTGCATCCTCAATAACATTCCCTTCCGGGTTGAAAACCTGGACAACAAGGTCTGTGTTGTTGTTCAAAATAAAAACATCAAAATCCTGAACCGTTGTAATGGAAAACTTTTGCCGATTCTTTTCGGCATAGGTTTTTAAATAATGCCCTTGTGGCAAATTGCCCGAATACAGGCTGCCCGTAACAAAAGAATCCACCAGGGTATGAAAGAAGGAAGTGTCCACTTCATAAATGCTTTTTTTGTAAATGGCTTTGGCTTCCCGATCATTGATCTTGTAGATATAGGTATAATAACTGGCCTGCCGGCTTTCCAGAAGATTCTGGCCGTTGACGTTGCGATAAAAGAAGCAAAAAAGACCCGCAAAAAAGGCCATTAGAAGGTGCTGGTACCGCTTCATCTTTTTGAGGTTTAAAGGAAGGACACCCGGCATTTTATTTTGCCGAACTTCCCAATTTTATTTTATAATCCCGTTCACAAGTTAAGTTTTCCAGGGGAATCCTCCCAATAATATTTTCGGAATACAGTGCAAAATCATTGATAAATACCCCACCAGGGCCTTTCAACTTTCCTATTTCATTTCGAATTCACAACCTCCTATTGCGGCAAGTTTATAGGAACTCCCTTTTTTTATATAAAGTAATGCAGAACTGTGATGTTTTTTATTCCCGTTAGTTTCATAATCAAACTCTATAGAGACATCAGTCATCCCCTGCAGACCAATATCAACAATTTCACCAACCAGAACATTGGTGATTGTTGATCCTCTCGGAATGCTATCGCAAATCCCTGTTGCCATTTTGGAGGTTACGTCACCGATAATCTGATCGTTAAACGAAGTTCCTTCGCATTGGAATAGAAAAAAACTTATTAGGCCAATTATTAAAACCCTAAATTTTATATTGTTCATTTTTATTTTTTAATTTTTTGAGTAGGCTGAATTTTGTGGCTCAAACATTTCGGCTAAAATACCTTTCAAATGAGAGGCTGACATTTCCATTGTTTTTGCCATTTCATTGATCAATATCATTTCAGATTCATCAATACTACCATCTGCTGCTGCAACCGAAACGGCACATTTGATAATGATTTCCTTCCCATGTTCATTCAGTGAAGGGGTAACCCTTTTCAAATAGGTAGTAATATCTTCCGGGTTCTTTTGAACCTTTTCTACATAATCCGAAAGTTGGCCAAGAGTGATGTCATGGTGCCCAAATTTATTGATGATCTTTTGAACCACCAACATTTCATTTTCATCAATTACGCCATCTGCCAACATGATAAGCACCATACTGTGTTTCATGGCTTTTTCATACTCCGACTGAAAATCATTTTGATGGTTACTTTTACTATAATCCAGTACTCTTGGAATAAAGGTTCCCTTGCAACCCTGGCATTCTACAAATTCGCCAGCACTGCCCAACGGAATAAGAGGAATAAAATAAAGGGTAAAAAAACGGGTTACTTTTTTGTGCTTGTACTTTTGATTGTTGGCACACTGCGGGCATAAAAACTGCCCTTCTTTAATGGTGGATTTTACACCTCTTGTTCCAAAAATGATCATAACATGTATTTTAAAATTGATTAATTGTTTAGGTTAGGAACACACCAATGCACCAAAAAATTATTGTCCCACCAAAACGGAAGACAGATTTAATGATCCTGCAGTATGTTAACCTACCTTAGTTGAAAAATGAGTGAGAAAAGAAAAAGAAAGGTGTTTGTTTTCATTCGATTTCTTTTGCTGGCCGAAAAATACAAATTTTATTCTAAAGAAACAAGAAGGTCTTATTAAAGCATACTTCGCGTTCGATTTCACTCCCGGAAACTTTCCACCAACTCAAATGGCAACATACCATAATTGACACCGGACATATTGCTGATGATGACCACCACAATTTCCTGTTCCGGGTCAAATACAAAAGCCGTGGAGCCTCCGACAGAACCGCCCCCGTGTCCGTAAAATTTGGTGCCGTCTTCCATTGGGTAAATCGCCCATCCAATCCCGTAATTGGTCAACTCACCGGAAGAAGTCTTTTGTGAAGTAAAAAATACATCCATCGTCTCCTTGTCCAGGTACCCGGGTTTCATTTGTGCCTGGGCAAACTTTATGATGTCTTCAGAGGTGGAAAGAAATCCGCCCCCGGCCCATTTACAGCTATTATCCACGTAAGGAGCATTTACCAGCTTGCCCGACGAGTCTTTCTGGTAAAAACGCGTCCGTCCTTCAATGATCTGTTCGTTTTTATCAGGAACGGTGTTGATCATTCCCAGGGTATCAAAAACCACCCTGCTCATAAACGATAAAAATTCCTCCCCTGCTGCAGATTCAATGGCTGCACTCACCAGATTCCATCCATAACTTGAATAGACATAAGCGGTGCCGGGTTCATTGATCAGCGGGTCATCCTTGAAAATATCAAGCGCTTCCAATACACTGTTGTATTTTTTGGCACTCAGGAACTCAGAGTTCTTGTAATGACGGATACCGCCCAGGTGCCCTCCGACTTCCCGAACGGTAATTTCATATTGCTTCAGTGGAAAAGAAGGAACATAAACCTGGATCGCCGTATCGATATCGATCATGTTATGCTCATATAAAACGGCCAGTGCGGCGGCGGAAAATGATTTGGACACACTGCCTATCCTGAATTTGGAATGAGCAGGATCCACGGGAACTTTATTCTCGAGATCCGCATATCCAAACCCTTCTGAAAGCAAAATTTTTCCTCTTTTGGCAATAGTCACACTGAGGCCGGGTAATTCATTGGCATTAAAAAAAGACTCCACTTTTATCCGGGCCTGTTCAATGGCCAGAGAATCCTGGGCGAAAAGGGAGCCCAACAGGAATATAAAAAAAGTAAATGCGAAAAATCGTTTCATGGTAAATTTTTAAGGACAAAAGAACTAAAAAACTAAAGATAAAAAAAGGCACAGCATCCTCCATGGACCTGCGCCTTTATTTTTAGCGTATTTGGAGTCCGGCCAGCCCGAACTTAGATTGCGTCAATAATAGCATTCAAAGTAGCACTTGGCCTCATAGCATCCTCCGCTTTGGCAGGACTAGGATAATAGTAACCATCGATGTCCATAGCCGCACCTTGAACGGCGTTTAACTCCCCGACGATTTTTGCTTCGTTGCGAGCCAAAGCATCCGCAACAGGAGCAAATTTAGCCCGTAAATCCGCATCAGCTGTTTGCTTAGCCAGTTCTTGTGCCCAGTACAACGCCAAGTAGAAATGACTGCCCCTGTTGTCTATCTCTTTTACTTTTCTCGATGGAGACTTACCATTCTGAAGTAAAGAAACTGTAGCGTTATCCAATGCGTCAGCCAATACTTTTGCTTTAGGATTGTTGTTCCGCTCTGCTTCGTGTTCAAAAGAAACAGCTAAGGCCAGGAATTCACCTAAAGAATCCCATCTTAAGTGGTTTTCTTTGTTGAACTGTTGTACATGCTTAGGAGCAGATCCCCCCGCACCCGTTTCAAATAAACCACCACCATTCATCAATGGAACGATAGACAACATCTTTGCACTGGTCCCTAACTCCAGGATAGGGAAAAGATCTGTGTTGTAGTCTCTCAATACATTACCCGTAACAGAAATCGTATCCTGACCATCTTTCATTCGTTTGACAGAAACTTTAGCAGCCTCTTCGGGAGGAAGGATTCTGATGTCTAAACCAGTAGTATCGTGATTTAGTAAATAAGTTTTTACTTTTTTGATTAATTGAGCATCATGCGCTCTGTTTTCATCCAACCAGAAGATCGTAGGAGCACCCGTTGCCTTTGCTCTATTGACAGCCAATTTAACCCAATCCTGAATAGGAAGGTCTTTTACCTGGCACATTCTCCAGATATCCCCTTCTTCAACCTCATGCTCGATCAATACAGTGCCCGTATTATCAACCACTTGTACTTTACCTGACGCAGGAATTTCGAATGTCTTATCATGCGAACCATATTCCTCCGCTTGCTGAGCCATTAAACCAACATTAGGGACAGTACCCATTGTTCTGGGGTCAAAAGCACCATTTTCTTTACAGAAGTCAATCGTTGCCTGGTAAATGCCCGCGTAAGCACTATCAGGAATTACGGCTTTAGTATCTTGAGACTTCCCGTCTTTGTTCCACATTTGACCAGAGTTTCTGATCATAGCAGGCATTGAAGCATCAATGATCACGTCACTTGGTACGTGCAGGTTCGTAATCCCTTTGTCTGAATCAACCATTGCCAGATCCGGACCTTCGGCTAAACATTTTTGTATTTCAGCTTCCACCCCTGTTTTCACAGCAGGAGAAAGCTTATCTAAGTTACCCAAAAGGTTCCCCAGACCATTGTTTACATTGATGCCGGCTTCGTCCAGTTCTTTTCCATATTTTTCGAAAACAGACTTGAAAAATACTTTTACACCATGACCGAAAATGATCGGGTCAGAAACCTTCATCATTGTAGCCTTCATGTGCAGGGAGAATAATACCCCTTTGGCTTTAGCATCTGCGATTTGTTCTTCCAGGAAAGCAACCAATGCTTTTTTGCTCATGAATGTACCATCGATAATCTCCCCCTCAAGAACAGGAACAGATTCTTTTAAGACCGTTGTACCGTTAGCACCCAATAATTGTATTTTTACGCTCCCTGCCTGTGCGATGGTTACTGATTTTTCATTGGAAAAAAAATCTCCTGATTCCATAGTAGATACATGAGTAGCAGAGTCCGCAGACCATTTACCCATAGAGTGTGGATTTTGCCTGGCATAAGCCTTGACCGGCTTAGGGGCTCTTCTGTCTGAGTTACCTTCTCTTAAGACAGGATTTACAGCACTACCTTTTATTTTGTCGTAAATTGCTTTTATGTTTTTTTCTTCATCATTAGCAGGCGTGTCGGGATAGTTGGGCACCGGAAACCCATCACCTTGCAACTCTTCGATAGCTGCTTTTAGCTGAGGCGAAGAAGCTGAAATGTTCGGCAATTTGATGATGTTTGCTTCTGGCTTCTTAACTAATTCACCCAATTCAGCCAATGCATCGGCTACTTGTTGTGCCGGTTTCAAATAAGAAGAAAAGTTAGCAAGGATTCTGCCTGCAAGGGAAATATCTTTTGTTTCCATTTCAATTCCACATTGTCTGGCAAATGCCTGAACAATAGGAAAAAGAGATTTTGTTGCTAAAGCTGGAGCTTCGTCAGTATCCGTATAAATAATCTTAGAAGACATGTGTTATTGTTTAAAAACCGAAGGATCGGTCATAGTGAACGATAATTTGTTTGAGTCGCCAAATATACCATTTTGAATGAAATTTCTTCAACTAAATGCCTTTGAATCTTATATAGGAAATGTAAAATTTAAAATGATAAATTTAAAATTTAAAATTACTGATTTTGAGTGATTTCCAAGATTAAGGGATGGTTCAAAAATAAATTTACATTTTACTGCGCTGACTCCACTTAGGGCCGGAGCGGAGGTGTGGCAAAAGTGTAAATTTATTTTTACCGCGTTA
This sequence is a window from Lewinellaceae bacterium. Protein-coding genes within it:
- a CDS encoding carboxypeptidase-like regulatory domain-containing protein, whose translation is MKRYQHLLMAFFAGLFCFFYRNVNGQNLLESRQASYYTYIYKINDREAKAIYKKSIYEVDTSFFHTLVDSFVTGSLYSGNLPQGHYLKTYAEKNRQKFSITTVQDFDVFILNNNTDLVVQVFNPEGNVIEDADLRIRWKKLRFDPTRQAYIDKKSNQKGLLKVAHNGFTTFYHLERDYNNSVPERVARKVVYSTPLKYVWRPVNFIIHLPIDGIRSIKQRWPVGAINRSKTFFEKSYLKVACIFDDYQCEKFDERFFGNSHKGYFVFNKPKYLPGDTVKFKAFVVNKKGKPIDGVVNAVLSGWGTRINLAQLKPYTAGGYNYEFVLHDSMQMKLDRSYSVGLELHGSRTYIKGNFKYEDYELSKVNLELWTDTDQQFRNRDLKLFVRGTDENDLNLMDGRLEIMVTPQAILKYFEPQLFVPDTLLFHEQKLEPTGNTEIIIPDSIFPRVNINYNVSVRLLTADNEVVSETKRLRFFHQSEDFDIELFTDSLRFSLRENGLETDKMVEIFGVDNFGNKSLVYSGHPPCTLKMSPYYLLYSAETDDLTKDFDLSNESSLLRCFSDRSADSLIILVENPRKIPFSYSIYKKNKLVSTGYGETLDFYKRGTSSKNYFISLRYLWGGEIIEEDYRIPYFDKQLKIAVQQPKLVYPGQQSPVDILVTDAKGKPVEGVDLTAYGLTSKFDYTAPTVPYLGKQRKNKTVINNFQFEEERSENFQGLPLDYEAWKQLSGLDSIEYYKFIYPGKGIYRFEYITEDKLTQFAPFVVNNGALEPVHVIYVDTKPVYFSWSTNTQPYSFRVKSGYHQVKLRTNSRQFTIDSLYCPEGKKLIFSLNTDTRIKNVSIEKAEPALSGFEKEILYKYIFPYSYSFGDQLAYIDQGENIQLLKPQYLVWDKAYLAGPVAGNWTFYLMDGFSTSFKHEPFFTYEFSPQLLKMRSLELRQYPDKLDRFPLKTSLEDVALTRESIKKQWQDFLNTKRYNTVRNFYPNASFSGEGRLLIKLNKTQILIQNTPLDMLVFQYDHPDFLRIYSGKTTLIHGLQEGYYKLIFIYPEGRYHIQDSIYIQPDGLNYFEADQPEILKKDAFSEQVDEIIKEHLFKHGYYYPDRSELEKIQDLHREEFKFTGIGDLIEGYVFDEESGEPMIGVTVVVKGTSYGTITDVNGHYAINVPTDKDELVFSYTGFQSQNVRVDQSGLVNLGMAEGAVLLDEVVVSASALPMIKQNMSVAGSIVESQNLLGGIPAIEGRMFNSLAGKVAGITVISENIQPGGGVEISIRGAQTLKFDKQPLYIIDGAVFTGDITAIDPALIEKMEVIRGAEAIAIYGSRAVNGVVLIQSKNGAIRTTMSLENKGAHYDDTFLESVSKASSIRNNFSDYAFWQPRLVTDIEGKASFTVTFPDDVTSWDTHYLAMNGRRQSGQTSEQIKSYKPLMAQLAVPRFLVQGDTTYAIGKTLNYTVDSVEVTTHFEVNDQSLSMESQFVQNASIDTLLLVAGPDTLSIKYFLEKTDGYFDGEQRQIPVFPAGLEKTEGKFYVLDKDTTVKLEFDPALGKVNLTATANVLHVIENEIHYLIEYKYSCNEQLASKLKALLAWKSITRDQGKMFDKEKEIVKIIGLLEKNQNENNLWGWWKDSKDNKWISLHVLEALTEAARQGYRVGVNKNQLSEHLVWELETDTDFYNRVRILKILNVLKAAIAPDIYIADLEKQPHLRLNGLLQILHLKQLYHLEYNLDTLDHYQQNTLFGNVYFGEQNATSGLLVNELQNTLLAYKILKADSVSHDEILSKMRNYFLEKRSRGRWGNTYESAKIVETILPDFLGTKKALAPPDLTINGAVKKQVKTFPFSMTVDPDQEIEITKSGNFPVYFSSAQSYWESTPTEKMGDFVIDTKFDTDTPGVLSAGNSAKLVVNLEVKKDASYVMINVPIPAGCSYGDKSHKTWMESHREHFKNETAIFCEDLPRGNYVFEIDLMPRYSGIYTLNPAKVELMYFPVFNGNNELKKVKVINK